From a single bacterium genomic region:
- a CDS encoding zinc-ribbon domain-containing protein — translation MKCLDCGFENEEDSRFCERCGTRLEVEGQEKTKEEQIQEIDREIIKQTATEVEKAKKRILRILFSVFGFLLLILLFCNIIYRIWRWLMWHL, via the coding sequence ATGAAATGCCTAGATTGTGGTTTTGAGAATGAGGAAGACAGCAGGTTTTGTGAGAGATGCGGGACAAGACTTGAAGTTGAAGGGCAGGAAAAAACCAAAGAAGAACAGATACAAGAAATAGATAGGGAAATTATAAAACAGACTGCAACAGAAGTAGAAAAAGCAAAGAAGAGAATTTTGAGGATTCTTTTTTCAGTTTTTGGTTTTCTGCTCTTAATTTTGCTTTTCTGCAATATTATATATAGGATATGGCGTTGGTTGATGTGGCATTTGTAG
- a CDS encoding zinc-ribbon domain-containing protein, giving the protein MMCPNCDYKNEEDSRFCERCGARLETAKESVLPIEVTEIEEEETEEKFEEEQGVETPQIMEEIARQPVTEEEKRRMKLLSLISVLICLLLIWLFVKISDNQQKRLEQLEYQKILKTEAREKERHEKELLAQQIEQEERAKQEDERKKQERLEKARREQAELEKKEQERIENEKAEKAREAQEEKKRAERERDKIASTPIRIFDLGLKEPCQGGICSVLGSPQQFEGKFVDRYGYSHTFKILVVEQSKRMVWVRWYYPIYTMKVDDKEISRNMEGCGYWLERCVIRIDPLMCVFEPIGIRYVRTNSVKLYRTDYGLPSQ; this is encoded by the coding sequence CGAGGAGGACAGCAGGTTTTGCGAGAGGTGTGGTGCAAGACTTGAAACGGCTAAAGAATCAGTTTTGCCAATAGAAGTAACAGAAATAGAAGAAGAGGAAACTGAAGAAAAATTTGAGGAAGAACAGGGGGTAGAAACCCCCCAAATAATGGAGGAGATTGCAAGACAGCCTGTAACAGAAGAAGAAAAGAGAAGGATGAAACTTTTGAGTCTTATTTCTGTTCTTATTTGTCTGCTTTTAATTTGGCTTTTTGTAAAGATATCAGATAATCAACAGAAAAGACTTGAACAGTTAGAATATCAAAAAATACTTAAGACTGAAGCAAGAGAAAAAGAACGTCATGAAAAGGAACTTCTAGCACAACAAATAGAGCAAGAAGAAAGAGCAAAACAAGAAGATGAACGTAAAAAACAAGAGCGTCTAGAAAAAGCGAGGCGAGAACAAGCCGAATTAGAGAAGAAAGAGCAAGAACGTATAGAAAACGAAAAAGCAGAGAAAGCTCGGGAAGCACAGGAAGAGAAAAAACGCGCCGAGAGAGAACGTGACAAGATTGCGTCTACGCCTATTAGAATTTTCGACCTTGGTCTTAAAGAACCATGCCAAGGTGGTATATGTAGTGTTCTTGGTTCTCCTCAGCAATTCGAGGGAAAGTTTGTTGATCGGTATGGCTATTCCCACACATTTAAGATTTTAGTGGTTGAGCAAAGTAAAAGAATGGTGTGGGTTAGATGGTATTATCCTATTTATACTATGAAAGTTGATGACAAGGAAATCTCAAGAAACATGGAAGGATGCGGGTATTGGTTAGAGAGATGTGTAATACGAATAGACCCCCTGATGTGCGTTTTCGAACCCATCGGGATCAGGTATGTCCGCACGAACAGTGTAAAACTGTACAGAACTGACTATGGGTTGCCATCTCAATAG